The genomic window AATTCAGTGCAAATTATATCTTGCACCAAAAAATGCATTGAAGTTATATCTCAAGGTATAAATCTGAATTAATATTAGCCAGGCTTTGTGTGCTCAATCTTGTAAGCATACACTAGCAGATTCATCAGAAAGAAGGCTAGTCAGTACAgatgaaaaataagaaattattatCTGTGTTGCAGCACACAAAGAAGTGAAGATAGGATctactttcatttttttccagctgctggaagaTTTGAGATAGTATTTTGGATtgcttctttcttctatttGTATTAGAGAATGGAGTAGAGAAAGTCTTGGGGCAACTGAAGCCCTATGGTAAATTGATTGAAGTAGATGCAGGTAGATAATTTGTGAATTTTGTTCCTGGCACTACAACAAGTGACAATGCTGAAGGTAGCTTTTCTGAACATCAGAAGTGCAGATAAAGTTAATGTTTTGTGGGATGGTTTAGTTGGATGTAGTGCTGCTCTTTAAAGATTAGGCCAGCCTCATTAAACATGGGTGTACATTAACCACTTCGATCTACAGCTTCTGCCTGTCTTCATGGTTAGCATTTGGTTGCTGCTGaatgcttattttatttttaggtttAGCTTGTTCATGCAGCTGAAGTTTATCTAagcttggctttttttttctgaaagaaaacacacacactAGGAGTCCAGAATACCTCATCCTCTTTTGAAGCTGTGCTATCTCCTTGCTGACTGTCAAGGATGGGAAGGGCCATAGGTATTGCCCCCTGTAGAATGGGTGAATCAGgtgtgtttggttttgaggtggGTAAAAAGAGCCATCCAATCCTGGTACTCATTTTGATGCTTAAAGATGACATAAAAGCTGCACACCAGGAAGGAATGCCCACTGAGGAGGAAGAAAGCAGCCCTGCACTCCTCTGTGATTGGGACTGACTGTGTTGTTGCTGGGTGGAACAGcataatgctgctgctgctcctgctccagcactgtGATGTTTCTGTTCCAGATTGTGCTGACTCACATCCCAGAAAATATGATACACAGACATAATGCACTGTAactcttttccttcccccccgTAACCTCGGTAagtgtttggtttcttttcctctctttggcTAGCGTGGTGCTAATATAGCTTTACTGTTGGAATTAATAGGAGGGGGAAAGGCAACCTTGTAAACAAACTGGTAGCAGACAGATTAATCTTGGAGAGGGCATTTAAATGCAACCTGCTGTTTGTGGTAcgtccacctccctttaaagcTGATCAATCCTGATAACTTACCCATCTCTAAAAACGACACTTGTTAGAGCTGTGTTCTTAAATGGGAGAAGTGCTTACAATGCCCATTTACAACTGTATTCTGTTTAATTAGTCAGCACAGCCGGTGCTGCAGGGATAGATCACTTGCCTTTAAAGATTTGAGAATGTTAATAGTACAGTATatcattttaattattattggaTTAATGTTGTGTCTCGAAGAACATCTAATGCAAATCACAAGAAATGGCCTGAAGTGACCCAAGGGTTGTGCTTTATTAGAAAAGTAATAGGTCCATTGCCTAAATATAAAAAGAGGTTCTTTCTTCAAATGTCACTCTACACTAGGCATCTCCGTGTGTGTATGTGAAAATGAAATCCTTTTACTTCCACTTTGTCCACAGAAAGTTTCTGTAGCTAATGCATTAAATGGCTGAGAGAGCAGCTGTAATATCAAGAGATGAAGAGGAGATCCAAAACAGCAGTGATGATGAAGACAGTTTTCCTACTCAAGTTGCTGTAACAGCATCCCCTGGTTGCTCTGCCTGCCCTTCACTAGACAGCCTTGATGAAGACAAGGGAAGCTCAGCAGAGCCAGAAAGACTGTCTGTCCTCTCCAGCAGGGCAGTGGCCCAGCTAAAAGCCCCAGCTGGCCCAGAGATGGTTTGTGGTGGCCAGGCACAGAGGACAgtccctgggctggctgagcATCCTCTGGCAGCTGTAGATGCATCCTTAGGTGCCTCCTCATGCCCTGCAGCAGTTGATAACCTGCTGCCTGTGCACCTTGCCTCCCTGTATGCCAAAAGCCCCGGCTGTGATGGCAAACTGAattcagaggtgctgcaggtcCTGAGGGCGCCTGGTAAGGCCCAGCAGTCAGGGACTGAcacccagcaggcagggagcagcacccagagcagcatGGCCTCCTGCAGTTTGGACCGTGTGATTTGGATGAAGACCACAACAGTAATGGAGACCTTAGAAAAtaagaagaaggaggaaaaggagaagtaCCGGCTCCAGCTAGCAATGTACCGACGGCTCCTGCTGCTGCGCTCCATCAGGAGTTTGCATAGGCagttggagcagcagcaggccaGGCTGCAGGAATGCTATGGCATGgtgataaatacaaagaaagaaGTGTTGAAACACATTTGCCCAACCTCGCCCTCACTTTCGCCGTAATCATGTTGCTGCCTGCAGAAATGAGCTTTGCAACGCCACCCGAGCCGCCTTGCATGCCATAGGGGTGGTGTCCTCGTGTGCGCcgagcagagagggaaaagcagcagcagttcaAGAAGAGAGGAGGGAAGGTACAGCCTTGGTCCCTGAATTTTATCTGGAGGGAAAAAGAGCAAGGGTGAAGCTGTGGAAGAAGCTGACTCCTGATTCCCATTCAAAGCCTCAAGgtgaaaaaggatttttttggcAGATAGgtttgtaaaaagaaaaaaatcaccacaAACTGGGAACCTAGTTTGTCACCTGACCCATAGAGGTGGCTGGATGCAAGGTCGCTGCCTGCTGAATATGTGTTATGGTACATCTCCCTTCTACTTTCAGAGCCAACAAAATTTGAACAGAATTAGGGTTTATTTGTCTGCAAGAATacctgaatttaaaaaaacaggATATTTGAAACACTTAGGCTAAGGCTTGATTATATCTACCTAGTTGCCTGTTTTTCACAAAACTGCTAAGGACACTGTATGTTTGCAACCTCtactttcctttaaaatttattCAGAGTGATCAGAAATTATTGTGGAAAGGTAGGACAGccaaacacacacagggaaagaGTGCAAATGCCTAAGCCTGATTTCCTCAGGAAAGTAATGTAAAAACAAGGACCTTGTAGTCTGATGTTGCACTGGAAacccaggctggcagtgccaggggaatGTTCAAGGTCTGCACAATTATTAATCTGCTGCTAATTCCCAGTGGTACTAGCATCTGCAAATCAAGCATATTTTGTGCCTTACTGCTGTCATTTAATGGAAGTTGGTGACAATTAGCACTTCTTATCCAGGTGTATCAGACGTGGAAAACCCTGGAGCGCTGTTTCTCCAATTGCAAGGTTAGGATGCCTGCAGGGAATTTGATGTCAGTATGCAacaaacacacagggaaaatgaaaacaaaaagatgCAACTTTCTTGTATGCATTTAAAAGGTAATGTGAGTCACTCTTATTGAACAGCAAATTGAATAGTTGAATGAGCTGTTTTAGGATTGGAAGAAAAATATGATTCAAGAAGAAAAGCTACAGAAAAATTTCCTATTCTAGGATTTCAAGGGATAcggaaaaatcacttttttttcagatatttatttctgatcatgccagctttccttttccctgcctttccttgtttttcattttttttttttatataattgATTTTTATTATCTTGATGAACAATCAAATATGttttggtgtgggtttttttctgcatagAAAGGCAGGTCTGCTTTTAATCATCCTTTATGAAAATAATGTGCTATATAGAGGAAAAATTTTATTCTCACTTTTTTTTGGTACATATACAAGGAGAGGGGTATGCAGGTACACACACCTCCCTGTATTCAAGAAGCTATGAAAGGTTGATGCTTCTTTTCCtgtagcagcagcaggaatAATCTCTCAAAATAATCTCTGCTGTCTATGAGGAGTTTGTTTGATTAGATTCACATGCACACATCTGTGAGCAAGGTATTGAAGTAATTCAACAAATGAAGTGCAGCACAACATTGTCATTATTCCGTCTTTGTATTTCTGTGCACCCAAAAATTATGGAAGCCCCCTGGGTATGCACAACCTTAGATAGGTTCATTCATTTCCTTGGGCCCTTGTGTAGCCTCTCATGCAACACGAACCAGTAACTTTGAATGCAGAATTACCATAGAAATATCCTTGGCATCAAGGAGATATTTGAAGGAGCATCCTCTACTGCCTCATTTGGGGAATTCAGGTTGCCAGAGGCCTTTAGTGGGCTACAGAAGAGAGCTGCTGGTCACATGTGACTGGGAAACAGTACTCCTGGGCTCTGATCCCATCTCACTCTCTGCTCAGCCTTGGGAaagctgttctctctcagcaatGCAGGTTTCCTAAAGAATGCTTAAATACTAAACTTGCCTCAAAGGTAATCTGTTCTTTCTTCACATGCCTCTCAAGAAGAATTCAAGGGGTTCATCATGGCCGAGAGTGTTAcataaagattttttaatttcttttcccccaTACTTCTTGAAATAGAAAAGCCTTTTTGTCAGTGTTAAGAGTAAGTATTATGTGAACCAAACACAAGCAAATCACTATGATATCACCTTCTTTGGGCAAAGATATATTGGAGAAGGGTCACATCTCAAAAATATTGCTGCATTTTGAAACCAAATGTCAAATTGTTACCTTTAGAAAGACAGtcaaaatgaatattttttaatgttagcCAACTTTTCTTTTGAACTGAAAAAGAATTATCTTTTAAGGTGTATTCAGGTTGACTAATACTATCATGTAACTTTCCACTGAGATATAATAGATAAATGAAAACATCACCCCaccaaaatacaaaaaaccGCTGCTAAAACCAAGTAACTGTTTTGCCTCAGTAGCTGCTGAAGTAGAGCACTGTTCTGCATTTGCTGCAAGAGTGCCCTACATTACTGCATAGAGCTACCTATAGTGTCATATTTGCATTAAGGAGTGACTAGAATAAGGTTAAGAAATACATTTCACATAACTACTAGTGCAGAAATAGTTAGTCTGTCAGTCTGTCCGACTATAAATTCTTTGTGGCAGAACAGTGATAATCTTTGTTTTGTACAACATCTCATAAAATATCTTGATCCTAACTGGGATCAGTAGATGCTTCTGCTTTATGAATATTAAATACTGAAAGATTTGTGCATGGGCAATGCTGTCTGATAGCTGGCAGGAAAATGAAGCCTGAAGTTATTCTGTGTGTGCACACCCCTTCCATGTAGTACTTCTATGGATacaagcaaaataaatattaactGAGGAAACAACTTCAATCTTTGCAAGAATTTGCTTTTCAGCCAGCACTTCTAGTGGTTACTAATAAGTGGAGTTGGACAAAACAGTTAAAGGcaatatgattttttaaattagtttatTTTAGAAGCTTGGAAAATGTGGCTTAGCAGctatgggttttttccttttatgtttTAGTGTATTTTGGAAGTTGAAGGTCAGTGAGAAATTCCCAGAATGCCATGGGTAACTCTCGGAGGTGTTTTCAGGCATATCAAACTGAGCAACAGTCTCAGGTTGAATAAAAGTGTTTCCTCTCATATAGTTTGACCTCTTCATGGTCCTAAGAGCTTTGGTGCTTTGTGTGAGGTCCAATGaaatttcttaaaatttgtattttatcTGAACTCAACTCTCAGCCCTTACAGGAACTGGGGTAATGATGATAAAATGAGCAGTTTCAGTAGGACCTTTCTCCCCATTGTCTTTACTGAACTTCCAGAACCTGCCAAACTAATGATCTGTGGGAGAAATATTCCATGCACCCCAACAACTTGTGTACTTTTACAGCAAAAGTTGAAGGTAAATTATGCTGCCTCAGCTGTAAGGTCCTGCTGCTCACCTGTTTCTGAAATGGCAGAAAATAATCCTGGGGTTACTGTGAAAGAGAGGAATATTTAAAAGGGGTCAGCCCTCTTGTAACAGTTGCTAATACTAAAAAAGTTGTAGTTTCTGCCAACCTAAAGCCAGAAATATTCAAGAACAGAATGGAGTTATAATACACTTGAGTGACAAAATGCATTACTGAGACGTTCTTCTACACAAGTTCTTCTCTTCTGCATCCCCAGCATTTCAGTCAGCTGAACTGCTGCCCTAGAGACTGGTCAGAACTgtgtttttgctgtttctgttgtTGATGGCCATGAGTCAGTCAAGATAAACAGCCCACCTTAACATGTTCACTTATTACCTTTTGTGACATAGCTCTGTGAGGGATTTGTTCTGTTCCTCCTTCCTGAGATTTTCCTATGTGCCAATCACTTTTTAATTAGGACAGTGACAATTTTATGGATTTATAGTAAATTAGTGATGTGCTAAACTTACGAGCCATGTACTGCTAAATGTAGATCACCCTGCATTGTTGGAACTGTGAAAATTATGAACTCTGGTCATGACATAAGCATACAAAAGATAGATTTAAAGATGAAGTTGTTTAAATCTTGCCTGGATGATGAGTAGACTAGTAGACCCTTTAGAATCTTTGTCACAGTTTATTTCTTCAAATGTTATGAATCTAGAATATAAATGCGTTGTAGAGGCCCTTTTGCTTGTGACTATTGAAAGCAGTGATGCAAAGATGGGTTTGGGATATGCTTGAGTGGGACTGTACTCCAAATGCACTCAGCAAGGAGTAAGAGTTCCTCAGTTTTAAAACTCAGGCATTCAGGGCATGATAGCCAAAACCCTGGATGGTGGATGGAGGAGTGGACCTACAAGAGAGGTTTCAGGGTGTGATTTTTAATTCAGCATGCAGGACCTCACACTAGACAGTTTCATTTTTCAGTTAAGGATACCTTTTACTTCTTCTCACTCCTGAAAAAGCTCTTTTGGATCATTAGGCTGGATGCATTCTAGTGGTTGTTTGTGCAATGTGCAAATTGGTACCCATTTCTGAACTCAAGTGACAATAGATATTGCTGCCAAAATTTATACATACAACTTAGTCCCCTAAACTGGGCTGCCACCTAAATTGTAATATGTTGAAGTTGAGTGTCCTGCTGattttaaatgtcattttaaTCTGTGCCAGGACTTTGAGGTATGCCTTGTTCATGTTCCTTCTTAATTTTGATGCATTTCTACCTCTTAGTATCTTCAAACAGTTACAAATGTCTTGTATGGCACCAATCTTTGTCTCTCTGGCTTTTCTATATTTGGAGGCCTTCCCATATGTCCTTTGTGCTATTAAAGAAAAGGAAgttagtttgttttgttttgttttgttttgtttttaatttagtgAAAACTTGAAGCATGGGAGAGGGTTCTGTGAAAACATTTTTAGAGGTTTTACTTAAATGTCTTGAAAATAACAGAGGTTCTTACAGCTGCAAATAAGTTCCCCTAATTGTATTGATCATCTTCTCACACAATTTTAGCAAGTctacaaaacaaatgaaaaagttGCCTCTATCTTTGGCAAATGAAGTCTCTAAGTCCGCAGCCCAAAGTCACTTCTGTGTGCATGAGAAGCAAGAAATTCTTGAGAATCTCAATAAAAGTTACATTTTCCCTTTGATGAGTGGGGGTAGTAAAGGAAAGGGAATGTGTGACCATTCATCACAGCACCAGGCTCGTTAGTACCCAGGAACTTTCTACTCTAAATGACAAAGAGTTTCACTGTCACCAAAGAGAAATTGCTGCTGACCTTAGACCTCTTTTTGGAAAGTAAAATAatggagcacaggagcagagttTGATATTTGACCGAATTCTACACAATTATCATGCATGTGtatataataaaattaattctgtgTCTCTGCATTGTAGCCTCAGGCAAGCAGCATACAATCAGTTTTGTATGTATAATAGATCACAGAGTTGTTCATGAATAATACAAATGCATTGAGCAGATACTAGTGAGTGAGGATGTTTGTCTTTGCATGGAATCGAAGTGAACATGTAATATTGTGATAATATATATTTGATGAATTCAGGTCTGACTTGCCTTTG from Agelaius phoeniceus isolate bAgePho1 chromosome 1, bAgePho1.hap1, whole genome shotgun sequence includes these protein-coding regions:
- the LOC129126404 gene encoding uncharacterized protein LOC129126404 — protein: MAERAAVISRDEEEIQNSSDDEDSFPTQVAVTASPGCSACPSLDSLDEDKGSSAEPERLSVLSSRAVAQLKAPAGPEMVCGGQAQRTVPGLAEHPLAAVDASLGASSCPAAVDNLLPVHLASLYAKSPGCDGKLNSEVLQVLRAPGKAQQSGTDTQQAGSSTQSSMASCSLDRVIWMKTTTVMETLENKKKEEKEKYRLQLAMYRRLLLLRSIRSLHRQLEQQQARLQECYGMVINTKKEVLKHICPTSPSLSP